Proteins encoded together in one Carya illinoinensis cultivar Pawnee chromosome 3, C.illinoinensisPawnee_v1, whole genome shotgun sequence window:
- the LOC122305154 gene encoding uncharacterized protein LOC122305154, whose protein sequence is MPRPGPRPYECVRRAWHSDRHQPMRGSIIQQIFRVVNESHSAATKKNKEWQEKLPIVVLKAEEIMYSKANSEAEYMNLETLWDRVNDAVNTIIRKDENTETGELLPPCIEAALNLGCIPVRASRSQRLSNPRSYLTPRAQEPASAPAIILDKTSCEQRPLSPFHSGNPLHLAKTTTRNPACLISESNSQINPNPNLTAPCNYPLSVENILAVPNPLIMERNTLLSLGTVYPLYYGTRYPNGGSQLGSQIPEKPHSKPIYIGKPILAATGESAERGVFQNPFSFKNTKNASNRLMQVNVLDTQEKPQERECDLSLRLGLVSESCTGIEKSSACEVEDVGSTCSQEGGKFSDLSPHTKKEFSFFPRRVACDPDDSTSRKWNTESEGQNMETTNRKRKAPSGYNDDG, encoded by the exons ATGCCGCGGCCGGGCCCTAGACCTTATGAGTGTGTTAGGAGAGCTTGGCACAGCGACAGACACCAACCCATGAGAGGTTCTATTATTCAACAGATTTTCAG GGTCGTCAATGAGTCTCACAGCGCTGCAActaaaaagaacaaagaatgGCAAGAGAAGCTTCCTATTGTTGTCCTGAAAGCAGAGGAAATCATGTACTCCAAAGCAAACTCCGAG GCTGAGTATATGAATCTTGAAACACTATGGGACAGAGTAAATGATGCCGTTAACACTATCATTCGGAAAGACGAGAACACCGAAACCGGTGAGCTATTGCCGCCATGTATAGAAG CTGCCCTTAACTTGGGTTGCATTCCTGTGAGGGCTTCGAGAAGCCAACGGCTCAGTAATCCTAGGAGTTACCTCACCCCGAGAGCACAAGAACCCGCCTCTGCACCTgctataattttagataaaactAGTTGTGAACAACGCCCATTGTCGCCATTTCACTCTGGAAATCCGTTACACCTTGCAAAAACCACCACCAGGAATCCTGCTTGTCTGATTTCAGAATCCAACAGCCAGATCAATCCAAATCCTAACCTCACTGCCCCTTGCAACTACCCTCTCTCGGTAGAGAACATTCTTGCCGTCCCTAACCCGTTGATAATGGAAAGAAACACCCTACTGAGCTTGGGTACAGTGTATCCATTGTATTATGGAACTCGCTATCCAAATGGAGGGTCCCAATTAGGCTCCCAGATACCAGAAAAACCACATTCTAAGCCTATATATATTGGCAAACCGATTCTTGCGGCAACGGGAGAGTCTGCTGAAAGGGGTGTCTTCCAGAACCCGTTCTCCTTTAAGAATACTAAAAATGCTTCAAATAGATTAATGCAAGTGAATGTCCTGGACACCCAAGAGAAGCCACAAGAGAGAGAATGCGATTTGTCTTTGAGGTTGGGTCTAGTTTCAGAGTCATGTACGGGCATTGAAAAGAGTTCAGCATGTGAAGTGGAAGATGTTGGTTCGACCTGTTCTCAAGAGGGGGGAAAGTTCAGTGATTTGTCTCCACATACAAAAAAGGAGTTCAGTTTTTTTCCAAGGAGGGTTGCTTGTGATCCCGATGACTCCACTTCAAGAAAGTGGAATACAGAGAGTGAAGGTCAGAATATGGAGACAACAAATAGGAAGCGCAAGGCACCTTCTGGTTATAATGATGACGGGTAA
- the LOC122305774 gene encoding protein LURP-one-related 5-like, whose protein sequence is MNIDKVVMIVDEKFCFLEETLLTVRKTSVFFPGDGFIVYDPQGMLLFRFDSYGPDSKPKDELVLMDSSGKCLLTLLRKKPSLYQRWEGYRGDKADNQNSIFSVSRSSIIGRSRLMIEVHGDVSEEYQIEGSYPRRCCTVYKTCVENASRKILPVARIKRKVDPSTCVMLGKDVFLLCLEPGFDSAFAMGLVLILDQMYGDDAKQAGTIP, encoded by the exons ATGAATATAGACAAGGTTGTCATGATCGTGGATGAGAAATTCTGCTTCCTTGAAGAGACCCTTCTTACAGTCCGGAAGACCTCCGTCTTCTTCCCTGGTGACGGTTTCATCGTGTATGATCCACAAGGGATGCTTCTGTTCCGGTTTGACTCGTACGGCCCCGATTCCAAACCCAAAGACGAGCTCGTTCTCATGGATTCCTCCGGAAAATGCCTCCTTACTCTTCTTCGAAAG AAGCCGAGTCTTTATCAAAGGTGGGAAGGGTACAGAGGAGACAAAGCAGATAATCAAAACTCGATTTTTAGTGTATCTAGATCATCCATAATTGGACGGTCTAGATTGATGATAGAGGTTCATGGTGATGTTTCAGAGGAGTACCAAATCGAAGGCTCTTACCCACGTCGATGTTGTACAGTTTACAAGACTTGTGTGGAGAACgcatcaagaaaaatattacctGTGGCTCGGATCAAACGAAAAGTGGACCCCTCAACATGTGTGATGCTTGGGAAGGATGTTTTCTTGCTGTGTCTTGAGCCAGGGTTTGATAGTGCTTTCGCCATGGGATTGGTGCTGATTCTTGACCAAATGTATGGTGATGATGCAAAGCAGGCTGGAACTATTCCTTAA